One part of the Desulfonema ishimotonii genome encodes these proteins:
- a CDS encoding CBS domain-containing protein, translating into MKKKTRNSDGLTVITTHVNADFDAMACMMAAQKLYPDALVVFPGSHEKTLRNFFIQSMVYLFNMADIRDVDFSKITRLVLVDTRQPSRIGKFSSLLERRDDLDIHIYDHHPPVDGDIRGKYEVIEQTGAAISILTRIIREKGIGISPDEATIMCLGLYEDTGAFTFNSTTEKDLLAGAWLLSRGAKLEIVANLTAREMSFEQVGLLNDMLQGVTRYQIKGVEVTVTRVSTEHYVPDFAFLVHKMVKMENLSAFFALARMADKVYVVGRSRTPDVDVGEIIARMGGGGHAFAASGTVKNKTLAQVEQQLVDLLYGSVRSSKRARDLMSSPAIAADARTSLSEARGLVTRYNVNALIVTETQDGRETLLGYISRQIIAKGIFLKLEDEPVGEYMSTELGTVGPDAALNEIQKQIIENKQRILPVTEGGRIIGVITRTDLLNVLVQQSDYRGGRTQPDPFREDTGARTRNVVKMMRERLSDSLLAILKSAGEVADTFGFGAYVVGGFVRDMFLCRSNEDVDIVVEGSGIAFAREFARIHNARVHTYEKFGTAVVILPDGFKIDVVTARMEYYRFPADLPTVEMSSIKLDLYRRDFTINTLAIRLNADRFGILIDFFAAQKDIKEKAIRILHNLSFVEDPTRVFRAIRFEQRFGFTIGKLTSGLIRNAVKMDFFKKLSGRRTFNELRHIFEEENPTPAIERMHDYDLLRIIHPDLRPDRKLIANFMAVKKVLAWHDLLFLDEAYLRWVVYFMVLIRQFDRETTRQICEKFAMSPRHQVIFCKDRFLADRCLFYLGRNIPLKNSILYRELSAFRAELLLYMMAVTRSRAIKKGISQYFTHLRHITTSVKGRDLKAMGIEPGPVYREILDAILDARLNGKLRSRDDEINFVRAYVA; encoded by the coding sequence ATGAAAAAAAAGACGCGCAATAGCGATGGGCTGACAGTGATCACCACCCATGTGAACGCCGATTTTGACGCGATGGCGTGCATGATGGCGGCCCAGAAGCTCTATCCTGACGCACTGGTGGTCTTTCCGGGGTCCCACGAGAAGACCCTGAGAAATTTTTTTATTCAGTCAATGGTCTATCTGTTCAACATGGCCGATATCAGAGATGTTGATTTCTCGAAAATCACCCGGCTGGTACTGGTGGATACCCGGCAGCCGTCTCGGATCGGTAAATTCTCATCCCTTCTGGAACGGCGGGACGATCTGGATATCCACATTTACGACCACCATCCCCCGGTCGATGGCGATATAAGGGGGAAGTACGAGGTGATCGAGCAGACCGGGGCAGCCATCAGCATCCTGACGCGGATTATCCGGGAAAAGGGTATCGGGATCAGCCCGGACGAGGCCACCATCATGTGTCTGGGGCTCTACGAGGATACCGGAGCGTTCACCTTCAATTCGACCACGGAAAAGGATCTGCTCGCCGGGGCCTGGCTGCTCTCCAGGGGGGCAAAGCTGGAGATTGTCGCCAATCTCACGGCCAGGGAGATGAGCTTCGAGCAGGTGGGGCTGCTCAACGACATGCTTCAGGGCGTGACCCGGTATCAGATCAAGGGCGTGGAGGTGACCGTGACCCGTGTGAGTACGGAACACTACGTGCCGGACTTTGCTTTTCTGGTCCACAAAATGGTTAAGATGGAGAACCTGAGCGCCTTTTTCGCACTCGCCCGGATGGCGGACAAGGTTTACGTGGTGGGTCGGAGCCGCACGCCGGATGTGGATGTGGGGGAAATCATCGCCAGGATGGGCGGCGGCGGCCATGCCTTTGCCGCATCGGGCACCGTCAAAAACAAGACCCTGGCCCAGGTGGAACAGCAGCTGGTCGATCTGCTGTACGGGTCTGTCCGCTCCAGCAAACGGGCCAGGGATCTCATGTCGTCCCCGGCCATTGCCGCAGACGCCCGGACATCGCTCAGTGAGGCCAGAGGTCTGGTGACCCGCTATAATGTCAATGCCCTGATTGTGACGGAAACGCAGGACGGCAGAGAGACGCTGCTGGGCTACATCTCCCGGCAGATCATTGCCAAGGGCATCTTTCTGAAACTGGAGGACGAGCCGGTCGGCGAATATATGTCCACGGAGCTGGGGACGGTCGGGCCGGATGCCGCCCTGAATGAGATCCAGAAGCAGATTATTGAGAACAAGCAGCGGATTCTGCCGGTGACGGAGGGGGGGCGCATCATCGGTGTCATCACCCGGACTGATCTGCTGAACGTGCTGGTGCAGCAGTCGGATTACAGGGGCGGGCGCACACAGCCCGACCCGTTCAGGGAGGATACCGGTGCCCGGACCCGCAACGTGGTGAAAATGATGAGGGAACGGCTGTCGGATTCTCTTCTGGCGATTCTGAAAAGCGCGGGAGAGGTGGCGGATACCTTCGGATTCGGGGCCTATGTGGTGGGCGGGTTTGTCCGGGATATGTTTCTCTGCCGGTCCAATGAGGACGTTGACATCGTCGTTGAGGGAAGCGGCATCGCCTTTGCGAGGGAATTCGCCCGGATACACAATGCCCGCGTTCACACCTATGAGAAGTTCGGCACGGCCGTGGTCATTTTGCCGGACGGCTTCAAAATCGACGTGGTGACGGCCCGGATGGAGTATTACCGCTTCCCGGCAGACCTGCCCACCGTGGAGATGAGTTCCATCAAGCTCGACCTTTACCGCCGGGATTTTACCATCAACACCCTGGCGATCCGGCTGAACGCGGATCGGTTCGGCATCCTGATCGACTTTTTCGCGGCGCAGAAGGATATCAAGGAGAAGGCGATCCGCATTCTGCACAACCTGAGCTTTGTGGAGGACCCCACGCGGGTGTTCCGGGCCATCCGGTTTGAACAGCGCTTCGGGTTCACCATCGGCAAGCTCACCTCCGGCCTGATCAGAAACGCCGTGAAGATGGATTTTTTTAAAAAGCTGAGCGGGCGGCGGACCTTCAACGAGCTTCGCCACATCTTCGAGGAGGAGAATCCCACCCCGGCCATTGAGCGGATGCACGATTATGATCTGCTCAGGATCATTCACCCCGACCTCAGACCGGACAGAAAGCTGATCGCCAACTTTATGGCTGTCAAAAAGGTGCTGGCATGGCACGACCTGCTCTTTCTGGATGAGGCGTATCTGCGGTGGGTGGTCTATTTCATGGTGCTGATCCGGCAGTTCGACCGGGAAACGACCCGGCAGATCTGTGAGAAGTTCGCCATGTCCCCCCGCCACCAGGTGATCTTCTGTAAAGACCGGTTTCTGGCGGACCGGTGTCTGTTTTACCTCGGTCGCAACATTCCGCTGAAAAACAGCATTCTGTACCGGGAACTTTCGGCGTTCCGGGCGGAGCTGCTTCTCTACATGATGGCCGTCACCCGGAGCAGGGCCATAAAAAAGGGCATCTCCCAGTATTTTACCCATCTCAGACATATCACCACATCCGTAAAGGGGCGGGATCTCAAAGCGATGGGCATTGAACCCGGTCCGGTGTACCGGGAGATTCTGGACGCGATCCTGGACGCCAGACTCAACGGCAAGCTCCGGTCGCGGGACGATGAGATCAACTTTGTGCGGGCCTATGTGGCCTGA
- a CDS encoding response regulator produces the protein MSLKIMAVDDSASIRQMVLFSLKKTGYEVAEAANGRIALESLRETQADLVITDLDMPEMNGIELTRNLRALPAYRTVPIVLLTTESAAEKKQDAKSAGATGWITKPFTPAQLVSVVEKLLP, from the coding sequence ATGTCCCTAAAAATTATGGCGGTTGATGATTCCGCAAGTATTCGCCAGATGGTTCTTTTTTCACTTAAAAAAACGGGTTATGAGGTGGCGGAGGCCGCCAACGGTCGGATTGCCCTGGAAAGCCTCAGAGAGACACAGGCGGATCTGGTCATCACCGACCTGGACATGCCGGAAATGAACGGCATTGAACTGACCCGGAATCTGCGCGCCCTGCCAGCCTACCGCACGGTTCCCATTGTGCTGCTGACCACGGAATCTGCCGCTGAAAAGAAGCAGGACGCCAAATCCGCAGGCGCGACCGGCTGGATTACCAAGCCGTTCACCCCCGCCCAACTGGTGAGCGTGGTGGAAAAATTACTTCCGTGA
- a CDS encoding response regulator: MNIGRQSLKKNFLKNRAGGSETLIRHLVRPGLQVTPDILVGDVKTRLSDQPPLCSVIIARDGRPEGLLMSYHLDRQLGTRYGVSLFYHRRVSRLMDPEPLIAEADQPLGEVARAAMNRESAKLYDDIIVTEDGVVMGTVSVRKMLEALAKAEVCARESAETATRAKSQFLANMSHDIRTPMNAILGMADLLWESPLNPDQRKCVSVFRSAGENLLALINDILDLSRVEAGQIELESIDFDLTELAEKLCEVIALRVHEKNVELLCHIAPDVPTRLQGDPTRLRQILSNLLGNAVKFTRKGEILLSVRRAEGERVTKTDEIALLFSVADSGIGIPRDKLESVFESFTQAHASTSREFGGTGLGLAICRHLSELMGGRIWVESESGGGSTFHFMARFGTRSDVVDEKRFTDFRDLSFLVAHASRTGGMILDEMLTRWGAQVTVTENGAACVTAVERAEQAGTPFEAILLDSRMPDADGFEVAEQIRARFGLQRRIVMMIPASDISNDMVRSGAIGVACNVVKPVKHRELAYALCRVLGREVPTDEHLVCRVREPEQMRPMRILLAEDNENNRILFSFYMKGSPHRVEMAENGKVCLEKYIAGEYDIVFMDIDMPVMDGYKATVAIREWEKETGRKPVPVIALTAHALRGKRQESLDAGCTDHVSKPFKKDQLFRVLRQYSPAAVSGADGPACALPPDPAVTEIPKSATGKRTASARKTVHIAAELRELIPGFIDLTRKEIESLEAALADRNYDNIRRLGHRIRGASLCYGFEEMGNIARHIEDGGRDKAALETLSSLAGDLKACINTVTIVYSDS; encoded by the coding sequence ATGAACATCGGGCGGCAGAGCCTTAAAAAAAACTTTTTGAAAAACCGGGCCGGCGGAAGCGAGACCCTTATCCGGCATCTCGTCCGGCCAGGGCTTCAGGTCACTCCCGACATCCTGGTGGGGGACGTGAAAACGCGGCTCAGTGATCAGCCCCCCCTGTGCAGTGTCATCATTGCCAGGGACGGGAGACCCGAAGGGCTGCTGATGAGCTATCACCTGGACCGGCAGCTCGGAACCCGGTACGGGGTATCGCTCTTTTATCACCGCAGGGTTTCCCGGCTGATGGACCCGGAGCCGCTGATTGCGGAGGCGGATCAGCCCCTGGGCGAGGTGGCGCGGGCGGCCATGAACCGCGAAAGCGCCAAGCTCTATGACGACATCATTGTCACTGAAGACGGGGTCGTTATGGGAACGGTGTCGGTCCGGAAGATGCTGGAGGCCCTGGCAAAGGCCGAGGTTTGCGCCAGGGAGAGCGCCGAGACCGCCACGCGGGCCAAGAGTCAGTTCCTCGCCAACATGAGCCATGACATCCGGACCCCCATGAACGCCATTCTGGGGATGGCCGATCTGCTCTGGGAATCCCCCCTGAACCCGGATCAGCGCAAATGTGTGAGTGTTTTCCGCAGCGCCGGGGAGAATCTGCTGGCGCTGATCAACGATATTCTGGATCTCTCCAGGGTGGAGGCCGGTCAGATCGAGCTGGAATCGATAGATTTTGACCTCACGGAGCTGGCCGAAAAGCTGTGCGAGGTGATCGCCCTCAGGGTTCACGAGAAAAATGTGGAGCTGCTCTGTCACATTGCCCCGGATGTGCCGACCCGCCTGCAGGGCGATCCGACCCGCCTGCGGCAGATTCTCTCCAACCTGCTCGGCAACGCGGTCAAGTTCACCCGGAAAGGCGAAATCCTTCTTTCGGTCCGCAGGGCCGAAGGGGAACGGGTGACCAAAACAGACGAGATCGCTCTCCTTTTTTCGGTGGCGGATTCGGGGATCGGTATTCCCAGGGATAAGCTGGAGAGTGTCTTTGAATCCTTTACCCAGGCGCACGCCTCCACCAGCCGGGAGTTCGGCGGCACGGGGCTCGGTCTGGCCATCTGCCGCCATCTCTCGGAGCTGATGGGGGGACGAATCTGGGTGGAAAGCGAGTCGGGCGGGGGGAGTACCTTCCACTTTATGGCCCGGTTCGGAACCCGCTCCGATGTTGTGGACGAGAAGCGGTTTACGGATTTCCGCGACCTCTCTTTTCTGGTGGCCCATGCCAGCAGGACCGGTGGCATGATTTTAGATGAAATGCTGACCCGCTGGGGGGCGCAGGTCACGGTGACAGAGAACGGGGCGGCCTGTGTCACAGCGGTGGAGCGGGCCGAACAGGCCGGAACGCCGTTTGAGGCCATCCTCCTGGACAGCCGGATGCCGGATGCGGACGGGTTTGAAGTAGCGGAGCAGATCCGGGCGCGCTTCGGCCTTCAGCGCCGGATTGTGATGATGATCCCCGCATCCGACATCAGTAACGATATGGTCCGGTCCGGGGCCATCGGCGTGGCCTGTAATGTGGTCAAACCGGTCAAACACAGGGAGCTGGCCTATGCGCTCTGCCGTGTGCTGGGCCGGGAAGTGCCGACCGACGAACATCTCGTCTGCCGCGTCCGGGAGCCGGAACAGATGCGGCCCATGCGCATCCTGCTGGCCGAGGATAACGAAAACAACCGGATTCTCTTCTCCTTTTACATGAAAGGCTCTCCGCACCGGGTGGAGATGGCGGAGAACGGGAAAGTCTGCCTGGAAAAATATATTGCCGGGGAATACGATATCGTGTTCATGGATATCGACATGCCGGTGATGGATGGCTACAAGGCCACGGTGGCCATCCGGGAATGGGAAAAGGAAACGGGCCGGAAGCCGGTGCCTGTCATCGCCTTGACTGCCCATGCGCTCAGGGGCAAGCGTCAGGAAAGTCTGGACGCGGGCTGCACCGACCATGTGTCCAAGCCGTTCAAAAAAGATCAGCTCTTCCGGGTGCTGCGGCAGTATTCGCCCGCCGCCGTCTCCGGGGCGGACGGACCGGCATGCGCCCTTCCCCCCGATCCTGCAGTGACAGAAATCCCGAAATCCGCGACAGGGAAAAGGACCGCCAGCGCCCGGAAAACCGTTCATATTGCGGCGGAACTCCGGGAGCTGATCCCCGGCTTCATTGACCTGACCCGGAAGGAGATCGAAAGCCTGGAGGCCGCGCTGGCGGATCGGAATTACGACAATATCCGCAGGCTCGGCCACCGCATCAGGGGGGCGTCGCTCTGCTACGGCTTTGAGGAGATGGGAAACATTGCCCGCCACATTGAAGACGGGGGCAGGGACAAAGCGGCCCTTGAAACGCTGTCCTCCCTTGCCGGGGATCTGAAAGCCTGCATAAATACCGTCACCATTGTGTACAGCGACTCCTGA
- a CDS encoding alpha/beta hydrolase, with protein MESILAVKSKDESSLPPLMFVHGAWHGAWCWKPLMDYLAEKGFDSYALDLPGHGTRKSECVVGHGIMDYVAEVESVINKLNIVKPILIGHSMGGIIVQKFLEKNEAQSSVLIAPCPAMGGSLWLPIKYSLHQPIDAIMATLGNKTAISSQKMCRRLFFDNISSEELEAHFEMLCLESSKAIRQMVLPGFKLRASKITSIPVAVAAAGKDYFFEFERLQNWAEEYEYDFLPFPEAAHNLLSKPEKFGFGKAICKWLKKTITTN; from the coding sequence ATGGAATCAATATTGGCGGTAAAAAGTAAAGATGAAAGTTCTCTGCCCCCCTTGATGTTTGTCCATGGTGCTTGGCATGGTGCCTGGTGTTGGAAACCACTTATGGACTATCTGGCTGAAAAAGGGTTTGACAGTTACGCCTTGGATCTTCCAGGCCATGGAACAAGGAAATCGGAATGTGTTGTCGGTCATGGAATCATGGACTACGTCGCCGAAGTGGAATCTGTCATAAATAAATTGAACATAGTTAAACCGATCCTGATCGGTCATTCCATGGGCGGCATCATTGTACAAAAGTTTTTGGAAAAGAATGAAGCGCAGTCTTCAGTATTGATAGCCCCCTGTCCAGCAATGGGAGGTAGCTTATGGCTACCAATCAAATATTCCCTCCACCAGCCCATAGATGCTATTATGGCAACCCTTGGGAATAAGACGGCAATCAGTAGTCAGAAGATGTGTAGACGCCTGTTTTTTGATAATATTTCATCGGAAGAACTTGAAGCTCATTTTGAAATGCTTTGTTTGGAATCGTCCAAGGCCATTCGGCAGATGGTCCTCCCTGGTTTCAAACTTAGAGCGAGTAAAATTACTTCAATTCCTGTGGCGGTTGCCGCCGCTGGAAAGGATTATTTTTTTGAATTTGAAAGACTTCAAAATTGGGCGGAAGAATATGAATACGATTTCTTACCTTTCCCAGAAGCTGCTCATAATTTGCTTAGCAAACCAGAAAAATTTGGTTTTGGTAAAGCGATATGCAAATGGCTCAAAAAAACGATTACAACAAATTGA
- a CDS encoding metallophosphoesterase, with protein sequence MGPGAERRITRRALLKYGLRLSALGVCGMGFEARNNLRIERVRLPFPNLPPAFRGFRIVQISDLHASFWVTQDYLAEVVRQINRLPSDLVVITGDFLTGAVNRFWKRWLPFSPKDYTAVLAGVLSHLEPGDKIAVLGNHDQGNGGNNEQCLVDELERIGIRVLRNESLTLRRGDHRICLAGTDDFWFSYDLSKTLRGVPEGRFKILLSHNPDASGDITPEMRVDLTLCGHTHGGQVVVPFLTRFILPINSSLKYMAGLVREPYGYTYVNRGIGTLVFPFRISAPPEITHFTLI encoded by the coding sequence ATGGGACCGGGTGCTGAGAGGCGCATAACCCGCCGCGCACTGCTGAAGTACGGCCTTCGGCTGTCTGCCCTCGGCGTTTGCGGAATGGGGTTCGAGGCCCGGAACAACCTGCGCATCGAACGGGTCCGTCTGCCCTTCCCCAATCTTCCGCCTGCGTTCAGGGGGTTCCGCATTGTTCAGATATCCGATCTTCATGCCAGCTTCTGGGTGACACAGGATTATCTGGCAGAGGTGGTGCGGCAAATCAATCGGTTGCCCTCGGATCTGGTGGTCATTACCGGCGACTTCCTGACGGGGGCTGTCAACCGTTTCTGGAAACGGTGGCTGCCGTTTTCGCCAAAGGATTATACTGCGGTCCTTGCCGGGGTACTCAGTCATCTGGAACCGGGGGATAAAATCGCCGTGCTGGGAAATCATGACCAGGGGAACGGCGGGAATAACGAACAGTGTCTGGTGGATGAACTGGAGCGGATCGGCATCCGGGTGCTGCGGAACGAATCGCTGACTCTGAGGCGGGGTGATCACCGCATTTGTCTGGCCGGGACCGATGACTTCTGGTTCTCCTATGATTTATCCAAGACGCTGCGGGGGGTACCGGAAGGCCGGTTTAAAATTCTGCTGTCCCATAACCCTGATGCGTCCGGCGATATCACCCCGGAGATGCGGGTGGACCTGACCCTCTGCGGCCACACCCACGGCGGTCAGGTGGTGGTGCCATTTCTGACCCGTTTTATTCTGCCTATCAACAGCTCGCTGAAATATATGGCCGGGCTGGTCCGGGAACCCTATGGCTATACCTATGTGAACCGGGGAATCGGGACCCTTGTCTTTCCCTTTCGCATCAGCGCGCCGCCGGAGATTACCCATTTTACCCTTATCTGA
- a CDS encoding NTPase, translating to MNPRNLLFTGLPGCGKTTLIRKIVRQLTVPATGFFTQEIREGGKRVGFSIQTLDGQQGVMAHTRIASQYRVGRYRVSVETIDRIAVPALKPRTPEVLIIIDEIGRMECLSQRFKDGVIQALDSGNPVLGTIALKGNRFMETIKKRRDVRIVHVSEENRDRLALDFQSEGGMYGTGC from the coding sequence GTGAATCCCCGAAATCTTCTTTTCACCGGGCTGCCCGGATGCGGCAAGACAACCCTGATCCGAAAGATCGTCCGGCAGCTCACTGTCCCGGCCACCGGATTTTTTACACAGGAGATCCGGGAAGGCGGAAAGCGGGTCGGCTTTTCGATTCAGACCCTGGACGGCCAACAGGGCGTCATGGCCCATACCCGCATCGCCAGCCAATACAGAGTGGGGCGCTACCGGGTCAGCGTTGAAACCATTGACCGGATTGCCGTGCCCGCCCTGAAGCCCCGGACGCCGGAGGTGCTGATTATCATTGATGAGATCGGCAGGATGGAGTGCCTTTCACAACGATTTAAGGATGGCGTCATACAGGCCCTGGATTCAGGGAATCCGGTTCTCGGCACCATTGCCCTGAAAGGAAACCGGTTTATGGAAACGATCAAAAAACGGAGAGATGTCCGCATTGTTCACGTTTCCGAGGAAAACCGGGATCGCTTGGCGCTCGATTTTCAATCTGAGGGGGGAATGTATGGGACCGGGTGCTGA
- a CDS encoding HigA family addiction module antitoxin encodes MTKKMPPVHPGKILLEEFLQPMGISQYRIAMDISVPPRRINEIVHCKRSVTADTALRLGKFFGMSPQFWLNLQSGYDLESAEDRLKDRLDKEVHAYQANAM; translated from the coding sequence ATGACAAAAAAAATGCCCCCCGTCCATCCGGGGAAAATATTATTGGAAGAATTTCTTCAGCCGATGGGAATCAGTCAGTACCGTATCGCAATGGATATCAGTGTCCCCCCCAGGCGGATAAATGAAATCGTACACTGCAAAAGATCGGTAACGGCAGATACCGCTCTGCGTCTGGGAAAATTTTTTGGTATGTCGCCGCAGTTCTGGCTTAACCTCCAGTCCGGGTATGATCTCGAATCAGCGGAAGACCGCCTTAAAGACAGGCTTGACAAGGAAGTTCATGCGTATCAGGCGAACGCCATGTGA
- a CDS encoding phospholipase D family protein — MTKFLDTTGISYHLQQLINNANERLVLISPFLKINERIKQSLEDKDRLKIDIRIIYGKNELQPEENNWLKSLQSIRSSFCQNLHAKCYLNESEAIITSMNLYDFSQINNNEMGVYISKEAVPDLYKDVYDEAMRLIRISDEIKISVEKILPGKNNNAVSKAEAFCIRCKKEISLNYSQPYCPECFKKWSQYKNINYKESYCHICGKENESTINKPVCYHCFKNQDNGKNKISATQTDKGFCIRCGKEIKLDNSHPYCADCFKVWNKFKNKNYKESHCHICGKKNESTLIKPICYNCYKAQKTG, encoded by the coding sequence ATGACAAAATTTTTAGATACAACAGGAATTTCTTATCATCTTCAGCAGTTAATCAACAATGCGAATGAAAGACTTGTGCTGATAAGTCCTTTTCTGAAAATTAATGAGAGAATAAAACAGTCATTGGAAGACAAAGACAGACTGAAGATTGATATCCGTATTATTTACGGCAAAAATGAACTTCAGCCGGAAGAAAATAATTGGCTGAAATCCTTGCAGAGTATCAGATCCAGCTTCTGTCAGAATCTTCATGCAAAATGCTATCTCAATGAAAGTGAAGCAATTATAACCTCCATGAATTTGTACGATTTTTCACAGATCAACAACAATGAAATGGGGGTATATATTTCAAAAGAAGCTGTTCCGGATTTGTACAAAGACGTTTACGATGAAGCAATGAGATTAATACGAATAAGTGATGAAATTAAAATTTCAGTCGAGAAAATACTGCCCGGAAAAAATAATAATGCTGTTTCCAAAGCTGAAGCGTTCTGCATCCGTTGCAAAAAAGAAATCAGCCTGAATTACTCTCAACCTTATTGTCCTGAGTGTTTTAAAAAGTGGAGCCAGTATAAAAATATAAATTATAAAGAATCTTATTGCCATATTTGCGGTAAAGAAAATGAGTCAACGATCAATAAACCTGTATGCTATCATTGCTTTAAAAATCAGGATAACGGAAAAAACAAAATATCTGCAACTCAGACGGACAAAGGTTTCTGTATCCGCTGCGGAAAAGAAATCAAGCTCGATAATTCACACCCCTATTGTGCCGACTGTTTTAAGGTTTGGAACAAATTCAAAAACAAAAATTATAAAGAATCCCATTGTCATATTTGTGGCAAAAAAAATGAGTCAACATTGATAAAACCAATATGTTACAACTGTTATAAAGCCCAAAAAACTGGCTAA
- a CDS encoding type II toxin-antitoxin system RelE/ParE family toxin, with protein sequence MITLHINNALCYYHFMIRSFNCKETQKIFNRLFSKKLPQDIQMKARQKLLLADAAADITDLRIPPGNRLEELKDDRKGQHSIRINAQWRICFTREYGNPYDVEITDYH encoded by the coding sequence ATGATAACGCTTCACATTAATAACGCATTGTGTTACTATCATTTCATGATCAGATCATTCAACTGCAAAGAAACGCAGAAAATTTTCAACAGGCTGTTTTCCAAAAAGCTTCCGCAGGATATTCAGATGAAAGCAAGGCAGAAACTCCTTCTTGCGGATGCTGCGGCGGATATAACTGATCTGAGAATTCCGCCGGGAAACAGGCTGGAAGAACTGAAAGATGACCGGAAAGGTCAGCACAGCATCCGCATCAATGCCCAGTGGAGAATATGCTTCACACGGGAATACGGAAATCCTTATGACGTTGAAATAACAGACTATCATTAA